A region from the Candidatus Desulfatibia profunda genome encodes:
- a CDS encoding U32 family peptidase gives MNKSQHNTLKPLILAPAGNRASFLAALAAGADAVYCGLKDFSARMETKNFSVEELAPLTRLAHDKGVKVYVTFNSLLKPAEPDVAGRLIEQLGKLVKPDALIIQDLAFVELARQTGYTGELHLSTLANVSFPAALKLIRKELGVNRVVVPRELSIDEIKAMASACPKGLDLEVFVHGALCYGVSGRCYWSSYLGGKSGLRGRCVQPCRRRYTQDGQPGRFFSCQDLSLDVLVKVLLSVPEVRAWKIEGRKKGPHYVFHTVQAYRMLRDQGGDPQVKKTAIELLDHALGRTGTHYNFLPQRPQNPVKIDTQTGSGLLVGTIKGTRDKPFMVAGEELLPGDILRIGYEDEPWHGKNNIKRYVPPKGRLFLKFLAKDRPVKGTPVFLTDRREKALEDMITKLEGELGKISSPVKAVSTFNARLLKRSAKRSLAVELRVYRKLDTKKPQDQTGLWLSIKEQIPISKGLATRLWWWLPPVIWPDDEPKIKELVNLILNKGGQNFVLNAPWQTALFPVPKGLNLWAGPFCNPANPLAVQSLASLGFNGVIVSPELGREDILVLPKHSPLPVGIVISGNWPLCVSRVISENLKTDQPVTSPKGEQAWVRKYDSDFWVYPNWKLDIRADQDLLQKAGYSLFVHLIEPLPKEMNLKKRPGLWNWELNLQ, from the coding sequence GCGCTGGCGGCCGGGGCCGATGCGGTTTACTGCGGCCTGAAGGATTTTTCGGCCCGCATGGAGACCAAAAATTTTTCCGTTGAGGAATTGGCCCCCCTGACCCGACTGGCCCATGACAAGGGGGTAAAGGTATATGTGACCTTTAATTCCCTTTTAAAGCCCGCTGAACCGGATGTTGCCGGCCGGCTTATCGAGCAACTCGGCAAACTGGTAAAACCCGATGCCCTCATCATTCAGGACCTGGCCTTTGTGGAGCTTGCCAGGCAGACCGGCTACACGGGCGAGTTGCATTTATCGACTCTTGCCAATGTCAGCTTTCCGGCAGCCCTGAAACTGATTAGAAAGGAACTGGGCGTCAATCGGGTCGTTGTACCCAGAGAGCTTTCCATAGACGAGATAAAGGCCATGGCCTCGGCCTGCCCCAAAGGGCTGGACCTGGAAGTATTTGTTCACGGTGCCCTGTGTTACGGTGTTTCCGGAAGGTGCTACTGGAGCAGCTATCTGGGCGGCAAAAGCGGCCTGAGGGGGCGATGCGTGCAGCCCTGCCGGCGACGTTATACCCAGGACGGGCAACCCGGAAGATTTTTTTCCTGCCAGGATCTCAGCCTGGATGTGCTGGTCAAAGTTCTTTTGTCCGTTCCCGAGGTGCGGGCCTGGAAGATCGAAGGTCGCAAAAAAGGTCCCCATTACGTTTTCCATACGGTCCAGGCTTACCGGATGTTACGGGACCAGGGCGGCGATCCCCAGGTGAAAAAAACGGCCATAGAGCTTCTGGACCACGCCTTGGGCCGCACCGGTACTCATTACAACTTTCTGCCGCAACGGCCTCAGAACCCAGTAAAAATCGACACTCAGACCGGCTCCGGGCTGCTTGTCGGGACCATAAAAGGAACCAGAGACAAACCGTTTATGGTTGCCGGGGAGGAACTTTTGCCCGGTGACATTCTGCGGATCGGCTATGAAGACGAGCCGTGGCACGGCAAAAACAATATCAAAAGGTATGTCCCGCCCAAAGGGCGCTTGTTTTTGAAATTTTTGGCCAAGGATCGTCCTGTCAAGGGGACACCGGTTTTTCTGACGGACAGACGCGAAAAGGCGCTTGAGGACATGATAACCAAGCTTGAAGGCGAACTTGGTAAAATTTCAAGCCCCGTGAAGGCCGTTTCAACCTTTAATGCCAGGCTGCTAAAAAGATCCGCAAAACGATCCTTAGCCGTTGAGCTGCGGGTGTATCGAAAGCTTGATACAAAAAAACCGCAGGATCAGACAGGCCTCTGGCTGTCGATCAAAGAGCAGATACCAATTTCCAAAGGCCTTGCGACCAGACTTTGGTGGTGGCTGCCGCCGGTAATCTGGCCGGATGATGAACCCAAAATAAAGGAGCTGGTCAATCTTATCCTGAATAAAGGGGGACAAAATTTTGTCCTTAATGCCCCCTGGCAAACAGCACTTTTTCCCGTACCCAAAGGCTTGAATCTCTGGGCCGGTCCGTTTTGCAATCCAGCCAATCCCCTGGCGGTTCAAAGCCTGGCATCCTTGGGTTTCAACGGGGTTATCGTCAGCCCGGAACTGGGTCGCGAAGATATTCTTGTGCTGCCCAAACACAGCCCTCTGCCCGTGGGAATCGTTATTTCAGGCAACTGGCCTTTGTGCGTGTCGCGTGTAATATCGGAAAATTTAAAAACGGATCAACCGGTTACAAGCCCCAAGGGTGAACAAGCCTGGGTTAGAAAATACGATTCAGATTTTTGGGTATATCCCAACTGGAAATTGGATATTCGGGCCGATCAGGATCTGCTTCAGAAAGCAGGTTACAGTCTGTTTGTCCATCTGATCGAGCCGCTGCCCAAAGAGATGAACCTGAAAAAAAGACCCGGACTGTGGAATTGGGAGCTGAATCTGCAATAG
- a CDS encoding Rrf2 family transcriptional regulator: MQNTDLYTNAHLAVAAIRILAHQKGAPPSIEEVCQALSFSLEHLNFICNKLEEMGIIEAVEGAYGTRLFIKNHLQLEDIPRDEKASSLEAELKKFQNSKKDFTKKIESFQAKQAKKQKDLFAELEKKLKIEPDKKQT, encoded by the coding sequence ATGCAAAACACCGACTTGTATACCAATGCCCATCTTGCCGTCGCAGCGATTCGGATTTTGGCACACCAGAAAGGTGCACCACCTTCCATCGAAGAGGTTTGTCAGGCCTTATCTTTTTCTCTGGAACATTTAAATTTCATATGCAATAAACTCGAAGAAATGGGAATTATAGAGGCAGTTGAAGGTGCCTACGGAACCAGGCTTTTTATTAAAAACCATTTACAATTAGAAGACATCCCCAGAGACGAAAAAGCAAGCAGCCTTGAAGCAGAACTTAAGAAGTTTCAAAATTCCAAAAAAGATTTTACCAAAAAAATTGAGTCTTTCCAGGCCAAGCAGGCCAAAAAGCAAAAAGACCTTTTCGCTGAACTGGAAAAGAAACTCAAAATAGAACCCGATAAGAAACAGACCTAA